One window of Sphingobacteriales bacterium genomic DNA carries:
- a CDS encoding transposase: MVSFYVRGLPVGAHSYEVVFEVGVSTGGELYYSHRRSGRREKSGQDLWFVEVLEQHSEMPHIRDLFFLCFSDSCGETEIISDGGRASRTDRGGQEADSGTEKEGISWQARSAEGRCLVRGRKQGSKNRPKQPNPTASFRAFTALLNKLLSCLPGINLTYMVADCAYASADYFSAVTKTGLHLITRLPVNAALVYAYSDPVAPKHRGRPKKYGEKVDLNNLDNQELKDTKTENGLLTQIWQLPCYNKSLSKNLLNVGIVKITNLKTQKSSLL; the protein is encoded by the coding sequence TTGGTTTCGTTTTATGTCAGAGGACTACCTGTGGGAGCGCATTCGTATGAAGTTGTTTTTGAAGTGGGTGTATCAACCGGAGGAGAATTATATTATAGCCATAGACGAAGTGGTAGAAGGGAAAAGTCGGGACAAGACCTATGGTTTGTCGAAGTTTTGGAGCAGCATTCAGAAATGCCCCATATTCGGGATTTGTTTTTTTTGTGCTTCTCTGATAGCTGTGGGGAAACGGAAATCATATCCGATGGTGGTAGAGCAAGTCGTACAGACAGAGGGGGACAGGAAGCGGATAGCGGAACAGAAAAAGAAGGCATTAGCTGGCAAGCGCGCAGTGCCGAAGGCAGATGTTTGGTTCGTGGCAGGAAGCAAGGCAGCAAAAACCGACCCAAGCAGCCCAATCCTACGGCATCCTTTCGGGCATTCACCGCCTTGTTAAACAAGTTGCTTTCGTGCTTACCGGGCATCAACCTGACCTATATGGTAGCAGACTGTGCTTATGCCTCGGCAGATTATTTCTCTGCGGTAACAAAGACCGGACTTCACCTGATTACCCGTTTGCCTGTAAATGCCGCCCTCGTCTATGCCTACTCAGACCCAGTAGCCCCAAAACATCGGGGAAGACCCAAAAAATACGGAGAAAAAGTAGATTTGAACAACCTTGATAACCAAGAACTGAAAGACACCAAAACCGAAAATGGTCTCCTTACTCAGATATGGCAACTGCCCTGTTACAACAAATCCTTAAGCAAAAACCTGTTAAATGTGGGGATAGTAAAAATAACCAATTTGAAAACCCAAAAAAGTAGCCTTCTCTAA
- a CDS encoding Rieske (2Fe-2S) protein produces the protein MDRKEFIKTCCYACLGGAAMSTILQGCASTNYFAKTVLTSGLITISKSEFVQVKKDKTMFRKYVLVKVDKYNYPICIYRFENENYSALLMECTHKGCELQPQKDFLVCPCHGSEFDNKGVVQNPPAEQNLQSFIIKTDHDNVYIYL, from the coding sequence ATGGACAGGAAAGAATTTATCAAAACTTGTTGCTATGCTTGTTTAGGAGGAGCGGCAATGTCAACAATTCTGCAAGGTTGTGCAAGTACCAACTATTTCGCTAAAACTGTTTTGACAAGCGGGTTAATCACCATCAGCAAATCAGAATTTGTACAGGTGAAAAAAGACAAAACAATGTTCCGTAAATATGTCTTGGTGAAAGTGGATAAATACAATTACCCGATTTGTATTTATCGGTTTGAAAATGAAAATTATTCGGCACTATTGATGGAATGTACCCATAAAGGTTGCGAGTTGCAACCACAAAAAGATTTTCTGGTATGCCCTTGTCATGGCAGCGAGTTTGACAACAAAGGGGTCGTACAAAATCCGCCTGCAGAGCAAAACCTGCAATCATTTATAATTAAAACAGACCACGATAATGTTTACATATACCTTTAA
- a CDS encoding cupin domain-containing protein: MTNKSNAAEWKNFGTPDEVREFPKGRLELIKVGGAVIGRGIFEPGWRWATSVQPIAKTHSCEAPHFQYHVSGILHVVMDDGTEFDCKPGDISLLPSGHDAWVVGDEPAVVVDFQGMIDYATHHH; encoded by the coding sequence ATGACAAACAAATCAAACGCAGCGGAATGGAAAAACTTCGGAACACCTGACGAAGTGCGTGAATTTCCAAAAGGAAGACTTGAACTGATAAAAGTGGGTGGGGCTGTTATAGGAAGAGGAATTTTTGAGCCCGGTTGGAGATGGGCAACGTCTGTTCAGCCGATTGCAAAAACGCATAGTTGCGAAGCCCCTCATTTTCAATATCATGTGTCCGGTATTCTTCATGTAGTGATGGATGACGGAACCGAATTTGACTGCAAACCCGGCGATATTTCTCTCCTGCCTTCCGGACATGATGCCTGGGTTGTGGGCGACGAACCGGCTGTTGTCGTAGATTTTCAGGGCATGATTGATTATGCCACACATCATCATTAA
- a CDS encoding T9SS type A sorting domain-containing protein has product MDTQINRTIFDITAAEEEQLMEIAQSDTKTGYKAQSVLYAAKGTEFPVTLPELPGGGGEWQTAFKNATEKVSALYPNPAQNGASFKHRLNPDENGSLQIFSITGIVMGTYSFKGEGIHQIDISHLQTGLYFCNFKVNGETVRMSRQYIFK; this is encoded by the coding sequence ATGGACACTCAAATCAACCGCACCATATTCGACATCACTGCAGCCGAAGAAGAACAACTGATGGAAATAGCTCAAAGCGACACCAAAACCGGCTACAAAGCCCAATCAGTTTTATATGCTGCCAAAGGAACAGAATTTCCGGTAACCCTGCCTGAACTGCCGGGTGGCGGCGGAGAATGGCAAACGGCTTTTAAAAATGCGACTGAAAAAGTATCTGCTCTCTATCCTAACCCTGCCCAAAACGGCGCAAGTTTCAAACACAGGTTAAATCCTGACGAAAACGGAAGCCTGCAAATCTTCTCCATAACAGGCATAGTCATGGGAACATACAGCTTTAAAGGAGAAGGTATTCATCAGATAGACATTAGCCATTTACAAACAGGGTTGTATTTCTGTAATTTTAAAGTCAATGGAGAAACTGTCCGTATGTCCCGACAGTATATCTTCAAGTAA
- a CDS encoding AraC family transcriptional regulator — MFERLINRDAKPYDINMMVMPGTLEDKHKNCDSIPALRRQFCLLYLLLEGEHDVKLGADHLQLNPNDLVIVPENMLYASDHIKNCKGYCIHFKSELLKPQLSRPFTEEFPFFHFDSPHIFNLNDMESSLIQSSFTNIIEEYERYSAEKNFLLCNHILILLLRVREIYRKHVKELSKNLSRQEQIANSFKLLVEKHFIDLRTVNEYAEKLSISPKYLSDSVSKTFGRSPLQIILEMLLLEAKVQLYSTDKSVSEIAYYLKFDDQPHFTHFIKKRTGLSPLELRKKR; from the coding sequence ATGTTTGAACGGTTGATAAACCGCGATGCCAAGCCATATGACATCAACATGATGGTCATGCCGGGCACACTCGAAGACAAACACAAAAACTGTGATTCCATTCCGGCATTAAGAAGGCAATTTTGCCTGTTGTATTTACTGTTGGAAGGCGAGCATGATGTAAAACTTGGAGCCGACCACCTTCAACTAAATCCAAACGATTTGGTCATTGTGCCGGAAAACATGCTGTATGCCAGCGACCATATTAAAAATTGTAAAGGCTACTGCATTCATTTTAAATCCGAATTGCTGAAACCTCAGCTTTCAAGGCCGTTTACCGAAGAATTTCCCTTTTTTCACTTCGATTCGCCACATATCTTCAACCTCAATGACATGGAAAGCTCCTTGATTCAGTCGTCATTTACAAACATCATTGAGGAGTATGAGCGTTATTCGGCCGAAAAGAATTTTCTGCTATGCAATCATATTCTCATTTTGCTGCTAAGAGTTCGCGAAATTTACCGGAAACACGTAAAAGAGTTGAGTAAGAATTTGAGCAGACAAGAACAAATAGCCAACAGTTTTAAGTTGTTGGTGGAAAAACATTTTATTGACCTCCGCACGGTGAACGAGTATGCAGAAAAACTGAGCATCTCTCCCAAATACCTTTCAGACTCTGTGAGTAAAACATTCGGACGGTCTCCTTTGCAAATCATTCTGGAAATGCTGTTGCTTGAAGCCAAAGTGCAGTTATATTCAACTGACAAGTCGGTTTCAGAAATTGCTTATTACCTGAAATTTGACGACCAACCCCATTTTACCCATTTCATTAAGAAGCGAACCGGTCTGTCACCGTTGGAACTTCGCAAAAAAAGGTAA
- a CDS encoding PKD domain-containing protein yields MPRNNKMCGILNIRRMRFLTFTIFFIFFVLSTLAQPYFSKQYSWVNVQQAKKIIQNDSLYILGSDFVNMSTNLWVSCNLKVDMDGNNWNRTDYVGTYIESNARDILKYGGNNFFFVNSAKNLNTGEGFSWFLFLNENLGVENTISSEALANQTYCASLTNDNQILTGGWILKPSQSGFHLYLTKLDPISGDVLMDTTYSNLYTPFTLSWIQDITATPDGGAYLLATINNGGFDGDISLIKIDSLGNWQWHQIYDIGAGLWDSQDFAGYIKITQDGGVVFTGHKSPYIQYYGEIFKLNADLTVQWHSEEHFYNGAPCGIIELADSCMVVGGFGVLPQTSGSMRGEIVKLDKGGNTLWKRTYGGNKNDYFYDAIVQNHDYSGKSGYVLCGRTESNLPPGRADAWLVRLNCMGLLTKPEALFSHTVLAGSPPNVITFINQSQYVYPDSIDGGFYRWSWGDGTPPFVCGQGYEPCGGSLPSHTYQTPGIYGVTLTAIVCNDTATYTQYVCAGNYSPGAQASFVAEDFGGTVFFANTSQNAHFDQTGISIWDFGDGSFPSYETHPHHTYAENGSYTVTLTVVVCADTSVYTQEVVVQTVGISEIPSSEGFGVGSLQVYPNPAQNTLTFERVSKSPLGDLGVTVDLGVSFYNLTGQTVLQTTLAAGETHKTVSVAHLPEGLYVYVVEDGGAVLAG; encoded by the coding sequence ATGCCGCGCAACAATAAGATGTGCGGCATTTTAAATATTCGACGTATGCGTTTCTTGACATTTACAATTTTTTTCATTTTTTTTGTTTTATCGACACTGGCGCAGCCTTATTTCTCAAAACAATATTCTTGGGTGAACGTTCAACAGGCAAAAAAAATCATACAGAATGATTCCCTGTACATATTGGGCAGCGACTTTGTAAACATGTCAACAAATTTATGGGTTTCGTGCAACTTAAAAGTAGATATGGATGGAAATAATTGGAACAGAACCGATTATGTTGGAACATATATTGAAAGCAATGCCCGAGACATCTTAAAATATGGAGGCAATAACTTTTTTTTTGTCAACTCGGCAAAAAACCTAAACACCGGAGAAGGGTTTAGTTGGTTTTTATTTTTAAACGAAAATTTAGGTGTTGAAAACACCATTTCAAGTGAAGCATTGGCAAACCAAACTTATTGCGCAAGCTTGACCAATGATAACCAGATTTTGACGGGCGGATGGATACTAAAACCCAGTCAGAGTGGTTTTCATTTATATTTGACTAAACTTGATCCAATATCAGGAGACGTACTAATGGATACTACTTACAGCAATTTATATACGCCATTTACATTAAGCTGGATACAAGACATAACCGCCACACCGGATGGAGGAGCTTATCTGTTGGCCACAATAAACAACGGTGGATTTGATGGAGATATTTCTCTAATCAAAATAGACTCGCTCGGTAACTGGCAATGGCACCAGATTTACGACATCGGCGCAGGTTTATGGGATTCGCAAGACTTTGCAGGTTATATAAAAATTACTCAAGACGGGGGGGTGGTTTTTACGGGTCATAAATCACCTTATATTCAGTATTATGGTGAAATTTTTAAATTAAATGCGGATTTAACCGTTCAATGGCATAGTGAGGAACATTTTTATAATGGTGCCCCTTGTGGAATTATAGAGTTAGCAGATAGTTGTATGGTTGTAGGTGGTTTTGGGGTTTTGCCTCAAACTTCAGGTTCCATGCGTGGCGAAATTGTGAAATTAGATAAAGGCGGCAATACGCTTTGGAAGCGGACTTACGGGGGCAATAAAAACGATTATTTTTACGATGCCATCGTCCAAAACCACGACTACAGCGGCAAAAGCGGGTACGTGCTATGCGGCAGAACCGAGAGCAATTTACCTCCCGGCAGGGCAGATGCCTGGTTGGTGCGCCTCAACTGCATGGGATTGCTCACCAAGCCGGAAGCGTTGTTTTCGCATACTGTCCTTGCAGGTTCGCCGCCCAATGTCATCACTTTCATCAATCAAAGTCAATACGTCTATCCCGACAGCATAGACGGGGGATTTTATCGCTGGAGCTGGGGCGACGGCACTCCTCCCTTTGTTTGCGGTCAAGGATATGAACCCTGCGGAGGCAGCCTTCCCTCCCATACCTATCAGACACCGGGCATCTACGGCGTTACCCTCACCGCCATAGTGTGCAACGACACCGCCACCTACACGCAATACGTATGTGCGGGCAATTACAGTCCGGGGGCGCAGGCATCGTTTGTTGCCGAAGATTTCGGAGGCACGGTGTTTTTTGCCAACACGAGCCAAAACGCCCATTTTGACCAAACGGGCATCAGCATCTGGGATTTCGGCGACGGCAGCTTCCCCTCCTACGAAACCCATCCCCACCACACCTACGCCGAAAACGGCAGCTACACCGTTACCCTGACGGTGGTTGTTTGTGCCGATACTTCGGTTTACACGCAGGAGGTGGTCGTGCAAACGGTAGGCATTTCTGAAATCCCCTCCTCGGAGGGGTTTGGGGTGGGTTCTTTGCAGGTTTACCCCAATCCCGCCCAAAACACCCTGACCTTTGAACGGGTTTCAAAGTCCCCTTTAGGGGATTTAGGGGTGACAGTGGATTTAGGGGTAAGTTTCTACAATCTCACCGGTCAGACCGTCCTGCAAACTACTCTCGCCGCAGGCGAAACCCATAAAACCGTTTCGGTGGCGCATCTGCCGGAGGGGTTGTATGTTTATGTGGTTGAGGATGGCGGTGCTGTTTTGGCGGGGTAA
- a CDS encoding metal-dependent transcriptional regulator: protein MNSLAEENYLKALFTLSNDKGEVNVNELSKRLEIKMPTVTSMMKKLAGKNLVHYESYKPLRLTEKGKKEAALIIRKHRLTEMYLVEKMGFGWEEVHNIAEQVEHIQSPEFFEKMDELLGYPKIDPHGSPIPDKQGNVVWKEYIKLSECKPGDTVMLTAVINTSNEFLKFLNSRELSLGVKMKILSVEPFDQTMVVSFGNRLSETLSHKVTESLLVETV from the coding sequence ATGAATTCATTGGCAGAAGAAAATTACCTGAAGGCGTTGTTTACCTTGTCGAATGACAAAGGTGAAGTCAATGTAAATGAACTTTCAAAGCGGTTAGAGATAAAAATGCCTACTGTTACCAGTATGATGAAAAAACTGGCAGGCAAGAACTTAGTGCATTACGAAAGCTACAAACCCTTGCGGCTTACCGAAAAAGGGAAAAAAGAGGCTGCGCTGATTATTCGCAAACACCGCTTGACAGAAATGTATTTGGTAGAAAAAATGGGGTTCGGCTGGGAAGAGGTGCATAATATAGCTGAACAGGTTGAGCATATTCAATCTCCCGAATTTTTTGAAAAAATGGACGAACTGTTGGGCTATCCCAAAATTGATCCGCATGGTTCTCCAATTCCCGACAAACAAGGAAATGTGGTTTGGAAAGAATATATCAAACTGAGCGAATGTAAACCGGGGGATACGGTCATGCTGACTGCGGTCATCAACACTTCCAATGAGTTTTTAAAATTTTTAAACAGCCGCGAATTGAGCTTAGGTGTCAAAATGAAGATCCTATCGGTGGAACCGTTTGACCAAACCATGGTCGTCAGTTTTGGAAACCGTCTGTCTGAAACTTTGAGCCACAAGGTTACTGAAAGCCTTTTGGTGGAGACGGTATAA
- a CDS encoding DUF2892 domain-containing protein — MKKNMGNLDRIIRITVAAVIAILYFMNIISGTVAIVLGVLALIFALTSTISFCPLYLPFGISTRPKNEA, encoded by the coding sequence ATGAAAAAAAACATGGGTAATTTAGATCGCATTATTCGGATAACAGTAGCAGCAGTTATTGCCATTCTGTATTTTATGAACATCATCAGCGGCACTGTGGCAATTGTTTTAGGTGTTTTAGCCCTTATTTTCGCACTTACCAGTACTATCAGCTTTTGCCCTTTGTATTTGCCTTTCGGCATTTCCACCCGGCCCAAAAACGAGGCGTAA
- a CDS encoding c-type cytochrome — translation MNRQQLLFISAICLLTILFVSCEKIMPQQPLEEEILDGPVEGLSNQQSIRFLSGDFAFNDEIFTSETGLGPIFVTNSCGSCHAGDGKGHPFSTLTRFGQTDETGNKFLHLGGPQLQNRALPGFTPEQIPEGATFSKFTPPAVTGLGYLSLVSDADIMAMSDPEDTDGDGISGVPNWIDLPAYITPNSNAVSQNGKYIGRFGKKAAAFNLLHQTVNAYNEDMGITSLFNPHDVFSGQEIDPEVSTQTLHDVEFYLQTLKAPIQRNQNEAQVIQGYQIFNQINCASCHKPTLKTGFSPIASLSEKEFHPFTDLLLHDMGTELDDGYTEGNAKTYEWRTPPLWGLGLSPNSQGGNYFLMHDGRAGSIEAAILMHGGEATGSKTQYQNLSQGDKDNLIKFLKSL, via the coding sequence ATGAATAGACAGCAACTACTTTTTATTTCAGCCATTTGTTTATTAACCATCCTTTTTGTTTCCTGTGAAAAAATAATGCCACAGCAACCTTTGGAAGAGGAGATTCTTGATGGACCGGTAGAAGGGTTGAGCAATCAGCAATCTATCCGGTTCTTATCCGGAGATTTTGCATTTAATGATGAAATATTTACTTCTGAAACAGGATTGGGCCCTATTTTCGTTACCAACAGTTGTGGAAGCTGTCATGCCGGAGACGGAAAAGGCCATCCATTTTCAACCTTGACCCGTTTTGGACAGACAGACGAAACAGGCAACAAGTTCCTGCATTTGGGAGGCCCGCAATTACAAAACAGGGCTTTGCCCGGTTTTACCCCTGAACAAATTCCGGAAGGAGCTACTTTTTCAAAATTCACCCCCCCTGCCGTTACAGGATTGGGTTATCTGTCATTGGTATCAGATGCAGATATTATGGCAATGTCTGATCCGGAAGATACTGACGGAGACGGCATTTCCGGGGTGCCAAACTGGATTGACCTACCGGCTTATATCACCCCTAACTCAAATGCTGTTTCTCAAAACGGCAAATACATCGGGCGTTTTGGTAAAAAAGCGGCCGCTTTTAACTTGTTGCATCAAACCGTCAATGCCTATAATGAAGATATGGGCATTACTTCGCTATTTAATCCACATGATGTATTCAGCGGACAGGAAATTGACCCCGAAGTATCAACTCAAACCCTTCATGATGTGGAATTTTACTTGCAAACACTGAAAGCACCTATTCAAAGAAATCAAAACGAGGCACAAGTAATTCAGGGCTATCAGATTTTTAACCAAATCAATTGTGCATCTTGCCACAAGCCCACCTTAAAAACCGGTTTTTCACCCATTGCTTCGCTTTCTGAAAAAGAATTTCACCCATTTACCGATTTGCTTTTACACGATATGGGAACGGAACTCGACGACGGCTACACCGAAGGCAACGCAAAAACCTATGAATGGCGCACCCCTCCTTTGTGGGGCTTGGGGCTTTCTCCAAATTCGCAGGGGGGAAACTATTTTTTAATGCACGACGGGAGAGCAGGAAGCATCGAAGCGGCCATCCTGATGCACGGAGGAGAAGCAACCGGTAGCAAAACACAATACCAAAACCTTTCTCAGGGAGATAAGGATAATTTAATCAAATTCTTAAAATCTTTGTAA
- a CDS encoding PKD domain-containing protein encodes MKTFIIAMLMALPVLPYAQSSKYFDKSLNWLDNNNAHKIVQKENGDYSLMSTAKNNVTTLWKPYFVELDGFGNILSTIDIAPDSLQGRFFDALLFGDTIIGVGALFVSETTTWSMNISYLNQSGNEFENTTMAGYCGGSKVALACALSTNNRLFVGGYQRLCGNGQKLQFLIIDPITKTVLLDTIYSNLFVPNKLDWLQDIVSTPDGGAYLLATINDDLINSDIALIKIDSSGNWLWHQIYNPTPPSVSGFSYDIAGHVILTSDGGVLMSYTNDKLPFTQRKNFIHKLNAQHETEWIVDEYFTGGAQPSLIQLVDGNYIISNGYYRLETSGNYQIDAEIVKLSVTGELLWRRQFGGSRNDYIYDAIVQNHDYSGKSGYVLCGRKESGLPSGRADAWLVRLNCMGLLTEPEALFSHTVLAGSPPNVITFINQSQYVYPDSIDGGYYRWNWGDGTPPFVCGQGYEPCGGSLPSHTYQTPGIYGVTLTAIVCNDTATYTQYVCAGNYSPGAQASFVAEDFGGTVFFANTSQNAHFDQTGISIWDFGDGSFPSYETHPHHTYAENGSYTVTLTVVVCADTSVYSQEVFVQTVGVAEN; translated from the coding sequence ATGAAAACATTTATAATTGCTATGCTAATGGCATTGCCTGTATTGCCGTATGCCCAATCTTCCAAATACTTCGACAAATCTTTGAATTGGTTGGACAATAATAATGCACACAAAATTGTGCAAAAAGAGAACGGAGATTATTCGTTAATGTCAACTGCAAAAAATAATGTTACAACTCTTTGGAAACCGTATTTTGTCGAATTGGATGGTTTCGGTAATATACTATCTACAATAGATATTGCACCGGATAGTTTACAGGGAAGGTTCTTTGATGCTCTCCTGTTTGGTGACACCATTATAGGAGTGGGTGCTTTGTTCGTAAGTGAAACGACCACATGGTCTATGAATATTTCTTATCTAAACCAGTCGGGAAATGAATTTGAAAATACAACTATGGCTGGATATTGCGGTGGCAGCAAAGTAGCGTTAGCCTGTGCGTTAAGCACTAATAATCGCTTGTTTGTCGGTGGGTATCAAAGGCTTTGTGGTAACGGGCAAAAACTTCAATTTTTGATTATAGATCCAATAACCAAAACAGTCCTTTTAGATACAATCTATAGCAACTTATTTGTGCCCAATAAACTTGATTGGTTACAAGATATTGTTTCGACACCTGATGGTGGAGCTTATCTTTTGGCTACCATTAACGACGACCTGATAAATAGTGATATTGCCCTTATCAAAATTGATTCATCAGGCAATTGGCTATGGCATCAGATTTACAATCCGACTCCCCCTTCAGTCAGCGGTTTTTCTTATGATATCGCCGGTCATGTTATACTTACATCGGATGGCGGAGTATTGATGAGTTATACAAACGATAAACTTCCATTTACACAACGTAAGAATTTTATTCACAAACTCAATGCCCAACACGAAACAGAGTGGATAGTGGATGAATATTTTACGGGCGGAGCACAACCTTCATTAATACAATTGGTAGATGGTAATTACATTATATCTAACGGCTATTACCGCTTAGAAACAAGTGGTAATTATCAGATTGATGCAGAAATAGTTAAGCTATCTGTTACTGGCGAGTTATTGTGGCGCAGGCAATTTGGCGGCAGCAGGAATGATTACATTTATGATGCTATAGTTCAAAACCACGACTACAGTGGCAAAAGCGGCTACGTGCTATGCGGCAGGAAAGAAAGCGGGCTACCCTCCGGCAGGGCAGATGCATGGTTGGTTCGGCTCAACTGCATGGGTTTGCTCACCGAGCCGGAAGCGTTGTTTTCGCATACTGTCCTTGCAGGGTCGCCGCCCAATGTCATCACTTTCATCAATCAAAGTCAATACGTCTATCCCGACAGTATAGACGGAGGTTACTATCGCTGGAACTGGGGCGACGGCACTCCCCCCTTCGTCTGCGGGCAGGGCTATGAACCCTGCGGAGGCAGCCTTCCCTCCCATACCTATCAGACACCGGGCATCTACGGCGTTACCCTCACCGCCATAGTGTGCAACGACACCGCCACCTACACGCAATACGTATGTGCGGGCAATTACAGTCCGGGGGCGCAGGCATCGTTTGTTGCCGAAGATTTCGGAGGCACGGTGTTCTTTGCCAACACGAGCCAAAACGCCCATTTTGACCAAACGGGCATCAGCATCTGGGATTTCGGCGACGGCAGCTTCCCCTCCTACGAAACCCATCCCCACCACACCTACGCCGAAAACGGCAGCTACACCGTTACCCTGACGGTCGTAGTTTGTGCCGATACTTCGGTTTATTCGCAAGAGGTGTTTGTGCAAACGGTCGGAGTAGCGGAAAATTGA
- a CDS encoding T9SS type A sorting domain-containing protein → MGSLLVYPNPAQNTLTFERVSKSPLGDLGETVDLGVSFYNLTGQTVLQTTLDVGETHKTISVAHLPEGLYVYVVEDGGAVLARGKVAVVR, encoded by the coding sequence GTGGGTTCTTTGCTGGTTTACCCCAATCCCGCCCAAAACACCCTGACCTTTGAACGGGTTTCAAAGTCCCCTTTAGGGGATTTAGGGGAGACAGTGGATTTAGGGGTAAGTTTCTACAACCTCACCGGTCAGACCGTGCTTCAAACTACTCTTGATGTTGGCGAAACCCATAAAACCATTTCGGTGGCGCATCTGCCGGAGGGGTTGTATGTTTATGTGGTTGAGGATGGCGGTGCTGTTTTGGCGCGGGGTAAGGTGGCGGTGGTTAGGTAG
- a CDS encoding GxxExxY protein, translating into MEPNQITEKIIGCAIEVHKILGPGLLESVYEECLSYELITSGLTILRQVAVPIVYKELRLEQGYRIDILVENSVVVELKSIDAFNPVHEAQILTYMRLANKSIGLLLNFNVLLLKKGIKRYIL; encoded by the coding sequence ATGGAACCAAATCAAATTACTGAGAAGATTATAGGTTGCGCAATAGAAGTTCACAAGATATTGGGCCCCGGGCTATTAGAATCGGTTTACGAAGAATGTTTAAGCTACGAGCTAATAACGTCGGGATTGACTATACTGCGTCAGGTTGCCGTACCAATAGTTTACAAAGAACTGCGACTGGAGCAAGGCTATAGAATAGATATTTTGGTCGAAAATTCTGTTGTAGTCGAGTTAAAATCAATCGACGCTTTTAATCCGGTACATGAAGCCCAAATATTAACCTACATGAGGTTAGCAAACAAATCTATAGGGTTACTCCTCAATTTCAATGTACTTTTATTGAAAAAAGGTATCAAACGATATATACTTTAA